Proteins from a genomic interval of Kitasatospora kifunensis:
- the metK gene encoding methionine adenosyltransferase has translation MSRRLFTSESVTEGHPDKIADQISDTILDALLKDDPTSRVAVETLITTGQVHVAGEVTTKAYAPIAQLVREKILEIGYDSSKKGFDGASCGVSVSIGSQSPDIAQGVDTAHEHRVDGEDDELDRQGAGDQGLMFGYACDDTPELMPLPITLAHRLSRRLTEVRKNGTIPYLRPDGKTQVTIEYDGDRAVRLDTVVVSTQHASDIDLDSLLAPDVREFVVEPVLAGLTIDTSNYRLLVNPTGRFEIGGPMGDAGLTGRKIIIDTYGGMARHGGGAFSGKDPSKVDRSAAYAMRWVAKNIVAAGLATRAEVQVAYAIGKAEPVGLFVETFGTETVPVLKIQEAVTQVFDLRPAAIIRDLDLLRPIYSQTAAYGHFGRELPDFTWERTDRAEQLKAAAGA, from the coding sequence GTGTCTCGCCGCCTGTTCACCTCGGAGTCCGTCACCGAGGGACACCCCGACAAGATCGCTGACCAGATCAGCGACACCATCCTCGACGCCCTGCTCAAGGACGACCCGACCTCCCGGGTCGCCGTCGAGACGCTGATCACCACCGGCCAGGTGCACGTTGCCGGTGAGGTGACCACCAAGGCGTATGCGCCGATCGCGCAGCTGGTGCGCGAGAAGATCCTGGAGATCGGGTACGACAGCTCGAAGAAGGGCTTCGACGGCGCCTCCTGCGGTGTCTCGGTCTCGATCGGCTCGCAGTCCCCGGACATCGCCCAGGGTGTCGACACGGCGCACGAGCACCGCGTCGACGGCGAGGATGACGAGCTCGACCGCCAGGGTGCAGGCGACCAGGGTCTGATGTTCGGGTACGCGTGCGACGACACGCCCGAGCTGATGCCGCTGCCGATCACCCTGGCCCACCGCCTGTCGCGCCGGCTCACCGAGGTGCGCAAGAACGGGACCATCCCCTACCTGCGCCCCGACGGCAAGACCCAGGTCACCATCGAGTACGACGGCGACCGCGCGGTTCGCCTGGACACCGTGGTGGTCTCCACCCAGCACGCCAGTGACATCGACCTGGACTCGCTGCTGGCGCCCGACGTCCGCGAGTTCGTGGTGGAGCCGGTGCTTGCCGGGCTGACCATCGACACCTCGAACTACCGCCTGCTGGTCAACCCGACCGGTCGCTTCGAGATCGGTGGCCCGATGGGCGACGCCGGTCTGACCGGCCGCAAGATCATCATCGACACCTACGGCGGCATGGCCCGCCACGGTGGCGGTGCCTTCTCCGGCAAGGACCCGTCCAAGGTCGACCGCTCGGCCGCCTACGCGATGCGCTGGGTCGCCAAGAACATCGTCGCCGCGGGCCTGGCCACCCGCGCCGAGGTGCAGGTCGCGTACGCGATCGGCAAGGCCGAGCCGGTGGGTCTGTTCGTGGAGACCTTCGGCACCGAGACCGTCCCGGTCCTGAAGATCCAGGAAGCCGTCACCCAGGTCTTCGACCTGCGTCCGGCCGCGATCATCCGCGACCTCGACCTGCTGCGGCCCATCTACTCCCAGACCGCCGCGTACGGCCACTTCGGCCGCGAGCTGCCGGACTTCACCTGGGAGCGCACCGACCGCGCCGAGCAGCTGAAGGCGGCTGCCGGGGCCTGA
- a CDS encoding primosomal protein N' → MSSDDTPPGGPPEQLALIRETVRRAKPRTWHGAHLAEELPVARVVVDKGLLHLDQFFDYAVPVAMAETAQPGVRVRVRFGARVSAAGRREGGELHDGFIVARLASSDFRGPLAPLAQVLSPERVLTPALLKLSRTIADRYAGTLADVLQLAVPPRHAKAEAEPSPPPQPPPAAPPAGSWQRYPQGPEFLAALTAGHPPRAVWTALPGPSWPQEIALAVAATLAGGRGALVVLPDGRAVARVDAALTELLGGPERHAVLTADLGPKERYRNWLAVSRGSVRAVLGTRATVFAPVHDLGLLVVWSDGDSSHSDPRAPHPHVREIALLRAAEEGAAVLLGGLAMTVEGAQLLRTGWARPLAADRAVVRETAPRVRTVGEADQARDAAAQAARLPSVAWQAAREALRSGPVLVQVPRRGYVPRLACGRCRTPARCAHCAGPLEAVGAGEALQCAWCGIAAADWHCVECGSFRLRAQVVGARRTAEELGKAFPGIPVRTSGRDAVLAGVSAEPALVISTPGAEPVAEGSGYAAALLLDGWALLSRPDLRSGEETLRLWLAAAALVRPAAEGGLVVVVAEPTARPVQALVRWDPAGHADLELAERAQLGFPPVSRMAAVTGSPGAVADLLGLARLPEGADLLGPVPLPPVRGQEQERALLRVRPGQGGALAAALKAAQIARVALRGAEPVKVRIDPTDIG, encoded by the coding sequence ATGAGCAGCGACGACACGCCCCCGGGCGGGCCCCCGGAGCAGCTGGCGCTGATCCGCGAGACGGTGCGCCGGGCCAAGCCGCGCACCTGGCACGGCGCGCACCTGGCCGAGGAGCTGCCGGTGGCGCGGGTGGTGGTCGACAAGGGCCTGCTCCACCTCGACCAGTTCTTCGACTACGCCGTGCCGGTCGCCATGGCCGAGACCGCCCAACCCGGCGTGCGGGTCCGGGTCCGGTTCGGCGCCCGGGTCAGCGCCGCGGGCCGCCGCGAGGGCGGTGAGCTGCACGACGGTTTCATCGTCGCCCGCCTGGCGAGCAGCGACTTCCGCGGCCCGCTCGCCCCGCTGGCCCAAGTGCTGTCCCCCGAACGGGTGCTGACGCCGGCGCTGCTGAAGCTCAGCCGGACCATCGCCGACCGTTACGCCGGCACGCTGGCCGACGTCCTGCAGCTCGCCGTGCCGCCCCGGCACGCCAAGGCCGAGGCCGAGCCCTCGCCGCCCCCCCAGCCGCCGCCCGCCGCGCCGCCCGCCGGCAGCTGGCAGCGCTATCCGCAGGGTCCCGAGTTCCTGGCCGCGCTGACCGCCGGGCACCCCCCGCGCGCGGTCTGGACGGCGCTGCCGGGGCCCAGCTGGCCGCAGGAGATCGCGCTGGCGGTCGCCGCCACGCTGGCCGGTGGGCGTGGCGCGCTGGTGGTGCTGCCCGACGGACGGGCGGTGGCCCGGGTCGACGCGGCGCTCACCGAGCTGCTCGGCGGCCCCGAGCGGCACGCCGTCCTGACGGCCGACCTGGGCCCCAAGGAGCGCTACCGCAACTGGCTCGCCGTCAGCCGCGGCTCGGTGCGCGCCGTGCTCGGCACCCGGGCCACCGTCTTCGCACCCGTCCACGACCTGGGCCTGCTGGTGGTCTGGTCGGACGGTGACAGCAGCCACAGCGACCCGAGAGCCCCCCACCCGCACGTGCGCGAGATCGCGCTGCTGCGCGCCGCCGAGGAGGGCGCCGCCGTGCTGCTCGGGGGGCTCGCGATGACGGTGGAGGGCGCGCAGCTGCTGCGCACGGGCTGGGCGCGCCCGCTGGCCGCCGACCGCGCGGTGGTCCGCGAGACGGCGCCGCGGGTGCGCACCGTCGGCGAGGCCGACCAGGCCAGGGATGCCGCCGCGCAGGCTGCCCGGCTGCCCTCGGTGGCCTGGCAGGCGGCCCGCGAGGCGTTGCGCAGCGGCCCGGTGCTGGTCCAGGTGCCGCGCCGCGGCTACGTGCCCCGGCTGGCCTGCGGGCGCTGTCGCACCCCGGCCCGCTGCGCGCACTGCGCCGGGCCGCTGGAGGCCGTCGGCGCCGGGGAGGCGCTGCAGTGCGCCTGGTGCGGGATCGCGGCGGCGGACTGGCACTGCGTGGAGTGCGGCTCGTTCCGGCTGCGTGCACAGGTGGTGGGCGCCCGGCGGACGGCCGAGGAGTTGGGCAAGGCGTTCCCCGGGATCCCGGTGCGGACCTCGGGCCGGGACGCGGTGCTGGCGGGCGTGTCGGCGGAGCCGGCGCTGGTGATCTCCACGCCCGGCGCCGAGCCGGTGGCCGAGGGCAGTGGGTACGCGGCCGCGTTGCTGCTGGACGGCTGGGCCCTGCTCAGTCGCCCCGACCTGCGCTCGGGTGAGGAGACGCTGCGGCTGTGGCTGGCGGCGGCCGCGCTGGTGCGGCCGGCCGCCGAGGGCGGTCTCGTGGTGGTGGTGGCCGAGCCGACCGCGCGGCCGGTGCAGGCGCTGGTCCGCTGGGATCCGGCCGGTCACGCCGACCTGGAGCTGGCGGAACGGGCGCAGCTGGGCTTCCCGCCGGTCTCGCGGATGGCGGCGGTCACCGGTTCGCCGGGCGCGGTCGCCGACCTGCTCGGCCTCGCCCGGCTGCCCGAGGGGGCGGACCTGCTCGGTCCGGTGCCGCTGCCGCCGGTGCGCGGTCAGGAGCAGGA